In Brettanomyces bruxellensis chromosome 8, complete sequence, a genomic segment contains:
- a CDS encoding uncharacterized protein (SECRETED:SignalP(1-20)), which produces MKLSPIVLGGVALLISVVDANVNSKKGIVHPQFEPYTKVLADDSFFEQFDTNLHQWKASNAKKNGGKAYNGKWEIEESTVNAGFKGDKGLVVKSEAALHAISVPLKKVFDNTNSTLVLQYEVKLQKGLNCGGAYVKLLSADAQDVIPEQFSDETPYQIMFGPDKCGSTNKVHFIFKRKNPITGKYEEKVLKVPPMARIVKTSVLYTLILKPTQEFEIRIDGDVVRAGSLFDKHFFDINPAKEVVDKKDKKPDDWVEEEFVRDPNATKPDDWDEDEPFMIPDTTAIKPSDWDEDMPASVPDPEATKPEYWDDDEDGKWKAPLIKNQNCENHGCGPWEAPKVRNPRFKGKWFPPMVKNPNYKGEWKPRLIQNPDYYDDRTPADLEPIGAIGFELWTMTDSILFDNIYLGHSIDEAEDIGNSTFLPKLKIEQQEAAASAPSSDYEPEKPASSTKDDDSWISSLLDSVVVKVVLFLRGANAYVLSLSSDPIHTLLNRPGEAVLYSSIFLSFFTLIYGFWSAVLQLITGRISTGTESVDGSTDENTSSEQNSNAEVIKPAEKSTESEKNETAAFKR; this is translated from the coding sequence atgaagcTTTCACCAATTGTTCTTGGTGGAGTGGCTCTGTTAATATCAGTTGTTGATGCGAATGTCaattcaaagaaaggaaTTGTTCATCCACAGTTTGAACCTTACACCAAAGTACTAGCAGATGATTCTTTCTTCGAACAATTTGATACAAATTTGCATCAATGGAAAGCATccaatgcaaaaaaaaatggcgGAAAGGCTTATAATGGAAAATGGGAAATTGAAGAGTCCACTGTCAATGCCGGATTTAAGGGAGACAAAGGTCTAGTTGTTAAGTCTGAGGCAGCACTTCATGCTATTAGTGTTCCcttaaaaaaagtatttgacAACACAAATAGCACACTTGTTTTACAATATGAAGTGAAATTGCAGAAGGGTTTAAACTGCGGTGGGGCATATGTCAAGTTATTGAGTGCGGATGCGCAAGATGTTATTCCAGAACAGTTCAGTGATGAGACACCTTATCAAATTATGTTCGGCCCCGATAAATGTGGTTCGACCAACAAAgttcatttcatttttaaaagaaaaaaccCAATTACAGGAAAATATGAGGAAAAGGTTTTAAAAGTACCACCCATGGCTAGAATTGTCAAGACCAGTGTCTTGTACACTCTGATACTTAAGCCCACCCAGGAATTTGAAATTAGAATTGATGGTGATGTCGTCAGAGCAGGATCTTTATTTGATAAACATTTCTTTGATATCAATCCAGCTAAAGAAGTTGTGGATAAGAAAGACAAAAAGCCGGATGATTGGGTGGAAGAGGAGTTTGTAAGGGATCCGAATGCAACTAAACCAGATGACTgggatgaagatgaaccTTTTATGATTCCAGATACCACTGCCATCAAACCATCTGATTGGGATGAGGATATGCCTGCTTCAGTACCAGACCCCGAGGCAACAAAGCCTGAATATtgggatgatgatgaggatggTAAATGGAAAGCTCCATTAATCAAGAATCAAAACTGTGAAAATCATGGTTGTGGTCCTTGGGAAGCCCCTAAGGTTAGAAACCCTAGGTTTAAGGGGAAATGGTTCCCTCCTATGGTTAAAAACCCAAATTATAAGGGTGAATGGAAACCAAGATTGATTCAGAATCCTGATTATTATGATGACAGAACTCCGGCGGATTTGGAACCTATTGGGGCAATTGGATTTGAATTGTGGACAATGACTGATTCCATTTTGTTTgacaatatatatttagGACACTCTATTGATGAAGCAGAAGATATTGGAAATTCAACATTCCTTCCAAAGCTCAAAATAGAGCAACAAGAAGCTGCAGCAAGTGCACCTTCATCCGATTATGAGCCAGAGAAGCCAGCTTCTTCTACCAAAGATGATGACTCTTGGATATCGTCTTTGCTTGATTCAGTTGTCGTTAAGGTTGTCCTCTTCCTCAGAGGAGCCAATGCTTATGTTCTTAGCTTGAGTTCCGATCCTATACACACACTGTTAAATAGACCAGGAGAGGCTGTTTTGTACTCTTCGATTTTTTTGAGTTTCTTCACGTTGATTTACGGTTTCTGGTCTGCTGTACTACAGCTTATAACTGGTAGGATTTCTACAGGTACGGAATCCGTTGATGGTTCCACTGACGAGAATACTTCCTCGGAGCAAAATTCTAATGCTGAGGTAATTAAGCCGGCTGAGAAGTCCACAGAATctgagaaaaatgaaactgCAGCTTTCAAACGTTGA
- a CDS encoding uncharacterized protein (BUSCO:EOG092655IF), producing MSLIDTLTTHLPTAPGILPKWLFFISIVSVFNSVQTYVNLALTKQVYANKPEEVTPLSARTFGTWTLISAIIRYFAAYHINDVNVYNICIASYCIALWHFGSEWLYYKSCKFDKGLFGPLIVSTCSIAWMLSQREFYTGVVA from the coding sequence ATGTCTCTCATTGATACTCTAACTACGCACTTACCAACTGCACCAGGTATCTTGCCAAAATGGTTGTTTTTCATTTCGATTGTTTCTGTTTTTAACTCCGTCCAGACTTACGTTAATCTAGCATTAACTAAGCAGGTGTATGCAAACAAGCCTGAGGAGGTCACTCCTTTGTCTGCACGTACTTTTGGTACGTGGACTCTTATTTCTGCTATTATTCGTTACTTCGCTGCCTACCATATCAATGATGTTAATGtttataatatttgcattgCTTCTTATTGTATTGCCTTATGGCATTTCGGCTCTGAATGGCTTTACTACAAAAGCTGCAAGTTTGACAAGGGTCTATTTGGTCCTTTGATTGTCTCAACTTGCTCAATTGCTTGGATGCTTTCTCAAAGAGAGTTCTACACCGGAGTTGTCGCATGA